The following coding sequences are from one uncultured Desulfobacter sp. window:
- the cobJ gene encoding precorrin-3B C(17)-methyltransferase encodes MQQSNTLYIVGTGPGKVDHMSDRARQVLAVCDIVVGYKTYLELIADVIKDKKTLTTGMTKEVDRVQVAIDAALDGQACALVSGGDAGIYAMAGLVLEMLAVKKIACNTGETGSLCVEVVPGIPALAAGAALLGAPLTHDFATVSLSDLLTPWEIIEKRLDAAASADFVINIYNPKSKKRDWQISRAMEIILKHRAGTTPVGIVTGAMRDNQKVALCALKDLDKADVGMQSIVIVGNSTTFVYNDLMITPRGYSKKYDI; translated from the coding sequence ATGCAGCAAAGCAACACCCTTTATATTGTAGGCACAGGGCCCGGAAAGGTCGATCACATGTCCGATCGGGCACGTCAGGTGCTGGCCGTCTGCGATATTGTGGTGGGGTACAAGACCTATCTTGAATTGATTGCCGATGTGATCAAGGACAAAAAAACATTGACCACGGGCATGACCAAGGAGGTGGACCGGGTCCAGGTCGCCATCGATGCCGCCCTTGACGGTCAGGCCTGTGCCCTGGTCTCCGGCGGTGATGCCGGTATCTATGCCATGGCCGGTCTGGTTTTAGAAATGCTCGCCGTGAAAAAGATTGCCTGCAATACCGGTGAGACGGGCAGCCTGTGTGTGGAGGTGGTGCCGGGTATCCCGGCCCTTGCCGCCGGTGCAGCGCTTCTGGGTGCACCGTTAACCCATGATTTTGCAACCGTCAGCCTGAGCGATCTGCTTACCCCATGGGAGATAATTGAAAAGCGCCTGGATGCGGCGGCCTCTGCTGATTTTGTGATCAATATATACAATCCAAAAAGCAAAAAGCGCGACTGGCAGATCAGCCGGGCCATGGAAATTATTCTGAAACACCGGGCCGGTACCACCCCGGTGGGTATCGTCACCGGCGCCATGCGGGACAACCAGAAGGTGGCGTTGTGTGCCCTTAAAGATTTGGATAAGGCCGACGTGGGCATGCAGAGTATCGTGATCGTGGGAAACAGTACCACATTTGTTTACAATGATCTGATGATCACCCCCCGGGGATACAGCAAAAAGTACGACATATGA
- a CDS encoding cobyric acid synthase, protein MNAEIKQAKCIAALGTGSDVGKSVVATALCRIFCERGYKVAPYKAQNMSNNSGVTPEGLEMGRAQIVQAEAARIAPHVDMNPVLLKPVTQVGSQVVLLGKVHKDLSAAQYHREKEKLWDTACGALDRLRAANDVVVLEGAGSCAEVNLMPRDIVNLKMAAYAKAPVILTADIDRGGVFAQIVGTLACLNKAEQDLIAGFVINRFRGDIALFKDGVEWIEKKTGKPVFGVLPWIDHHIPNEDSVVIERPEAKTDPIKIPTVLVVRTPHISNFTDFDTLFQVDGLAVDFVERPVEHLRDLSAYKAVILPGSKSTRSDLNWLARTGWAAKIQAYVKDGGHVLGICGGYQMLGTKVRDPHGLEGPPGDTDGLGLLLLETVLKAPKTTTISRFEWDGVPGLGYEIHMGRTASADRISSGKKSNDGLLRVKERNQQACTDFDGAIANLGRVMGTYMHGFFDSAPILKKWLSLLGLNELDPPVACGLQGRDRQYDMLARHFEKYVDVPGILKFTNLD, encoded by the coding sequence ATGAATGCTGAAATAAAACAGGCCAAATGTATTGCCGCCCTAGGAACAGGGTCCGATGTTGGCAAAAGCGTGGTTGCCACAGCCCTTTGCCGGATCTTTTGCGAGCGAGGGTATAAAGTGGCCCCCTATAAAGCCCAGAACATGTCTAATAATTCCGGTGTCACCCCGGAAGGCCTTGAAATGGGCCGGGCCCAGATTGTCCAGGCTGAAGCCGCCCGCATTGCCCCCCATGTGGACATGAATCCGGTGCTGCTCAAGCCTGTCACCCAGGTCGGCTCCCAGGTGGTGCTGCTGGGCAAGGTGCATAAAGATCTGTCCGCGGCACAATATCACCGGGAAAAGGAAAAACTTTGGGATACCGCCTGTGGTGCCCTGGATCGCCTGCGTGCCGCCAATGATGTGGTGGTATTGGAAGGAGCGGGTTCCTGCGCGGAAGTTAATCTTATGCCAAGGGATATCGTAAATTTGAAAATGGCCGCCTATGCCAAGGCGCCGGTAATTCTCACCGCCGACATCGACCGGGGCGGCGTGTTCGCCCAGATCGTGGGGACCCTGGCATGCCTGAACAAGGCCGAGCAGGATCTCATCGCAGGTTTTGTCATCAATCGGTTCCGGGGCGATATCGCGTTGTTCAAAGATGGGGTGGAGTGGATTGAGAAAAAGACCGGTAAACCGGTGTTTGGCGTGTTGCCCTGGATTGACCACCATATCCCCAATGAAGACTCGGTGGTGATTGAGCGTCCCGAGGCTAAAACTGATCCTATAAAAATCCCCACGGTGCTGGTGGTGCGTACTCCCCATATCTCCAATTTTACCGATTTTGACACCCTGTTTCAGGTGGACGGATTGGCGGTGGATTTTGTTGAGCGTCCAGTTGAGCATCTAAGGGATTTGTCCGCCTATAAAGCCGTCATCCTGCCCGGCTCCAAGAGCACCCGCAGCGATTTGAACTGGCTTGCCAGAACCGGATGGGCCGCCAAGATTCAAGCCTACGTTAAAGACGGCGGCCATGTTTTGGGTATTTGCGGCGGCTACCAGATGCTGGGTACAAAAGTTCGTGATCCCCACGGCCTTGAAGGCCCCCCGGGTGATACGGATGGGCTGGGGCTTCTCTTGCTTGAAACGGTGCTTAAAGCGCCCAAAACCACGACCATATCCCGGTTTGAATGGGATGGCGTCCCGGGTCTTGGGTATGAAATCCACATGGGCCGGACAGCGTCCGCCGACCGGATTTCTTCGGGCAAGAAGTCCAATGACGGCCTGTTACGCGTTAAAGAGAGAAATCAGCAAGCGTGCACCGATTTTGACGGGGCCATCGCCAACTTGGGCCGGGTCATGGGCACATACATGCACGGCTTTTTTGACTCAGCCCCCATCCTGAAAAAATGGCTTTCACTGTTGGGCCTAAATGAACTTGATCCACCTGTCGCCTGCGGCTTGCAGGGCCGGGACAGGCAATACGACATGCTGGCCCGGCATTTTGAGAAATATGTGGATGTCCCAGGTATTTTAAAGTTCACGAACCTGGATTGA
- a CDS encoding pentapeptide repeat-containing protein: protein MVLSYKMGNETMSISQEEIIALRQRWLETDLESGTSRRAVMIRQLKETCPIGRRDRPLKLDLRGIDLSNQDLSNMDFSGYDLSYAVMNRVDLSRSTLSYGRLSGVSLEKAVLDECEFMGVDLSHGGLNECQASHCGFGGADLSHASMINANLSHAVFSRSKLCSADLRASDLTGARVSEADLSCAVFTRASLCDADLKHSNLDHTLFNLADMRRCRLLGVKNFKKADWVGADIRDMDLRGAYLVRRHISDENYLFEFKSQSRAHKMIYWIWWFTSDCGRSLLRWLIWLVTATLGFGLIYTQVAIDYGDYRTWFSPIYFSFVTLTTLGYGDAVPMSLIAQIVVSLQAVTGYMGLGGLLSILGNKMARRAE, encoded by the coding sequence TTGGTACTCTCATATAAGATGGGCAATGAAACCATGTCGATTTCGCAAGAGGAGATCATCGCTTTAAGGCAGCGATGGCTGGAGACGGATTTAGAGTCCGGAACTTCCCGCCGGGCCGTCATGATACGCCAACTCAAGGAGACCTGTCCCATTGGAAGGCGCGACCGTCCATTGAAGCTGGATTTGCGTGGCATTGATTTGAGCAACCAGGACTTGTCTAATATGGATTTTTCCGGGTATGACTTGTCCTATGCCGTCATGAACCGGGTGGATTTAAGCCGCTCCACTTTAAGTTACGGGCGGTTGAGCGGGGTCAGCCTGGAAAAGGCGGTTCTGGATGAGTGCGAATTTATGGGGGTGGATCTCTCCCATGGCGGCCTGAACGAGTGTCAGGCAAGCCACTGCGGGTTCGGCGGGGCGGATCTTTCCCATGCTTCCATGATTAATGCGAACTTGAGCCATGCTGTGTTCAGTCGCTCCAAGCTGTGCTCGGCCGATCTCAGGGCTTCGGACCTGACCGGGGCCAGGGTGTCCGAAGCAGATCTGAGTTGTGCCGTATTCACCCGAGCCAGCCTCTGTGATGCTGATCTCAAGCACAGCAACCTGGACCATACCCTGTTCAACCTGGCCGATATGAGACGATGTCGTCTTCTGGGGGTTAAAAATTTTAAAAAAGCCGATTGGGTGGGTGCCGATATTAGGGATATGGATCTGAGGGGGGCTTACCTGGTCCGTCGGCATATCTCTGACGAGAACTATCTATTTGAGTTTAAAAGTCAGAGCCGGGCGCACAAGATGATCTACTGGATCTGGTGGTTTACCTCGGACTGCGGCCGGTCGCTTCTGCGCTGGCTGATCTGGCTGGTGACGGCAACCCTTGGCTTCGGCCTGATTTACACACAGGTGGCCATTGATTACGGGGATTATCGAACCTGGTTTTCTCCCATTTACTTCAGTTTTGTTACCCTGACCACTTTGGGCTACGGGGATGCGGTGCCCATGTCCCTCATCGCCCAGATTGTGGTCTCCCTCCAGGCGGTCACCGGATACATGGGGCTGGGGGGATTGTTGAGCATCCTTGGCAATAAAATGGCACGTCGTGCTGAATGA
- a CDS encoding HDOD domain-containing protein yields MFSFFKKKTSPKSELKKILKGYELPSFPAVVMQILQKIRSPYSSAATIAESLALDPGISVKVLGIANSAAFSPTKKVENLTQAVALVGISQLESLVLGVGVAQSMPRQNCQWHDPALFWLASAKRAVLASDLARYLCPAKESECFTAAFLQDLALPFLACHRSKDYDAIFEKWHLEGGDLAELELEKLSWDHTEVASWICAEWGLPENIAAAIRGHHGAVVQDHQALGPVRLAAILREDDANSGIDELIETAATLYSLEVEKVEAMVAPAFEKAKDLARMIV; encoded by the coding sequence ATGTTCTCTTTTTTTAAGAAAAAAACCAGTCCCAAGTCTGAGTTGAAAAAAATACTCAAGGGGTATGAATTACCCTCTTTCCCTGCCGTGGTGATGCAGATTTTGCAGAAGATCAGAAGCCCTTATTCCTCAGCCGCCACCATTGCAGAATCCCTGGCCCTGGATCCGGGGATTTCGGTTAAAGTGCTGGGAATCGCCAACTCGGCAGCTTTTTCACCCACCAAGAAGGTGGAGAACCTGACCCAGGCCGTTGCTCTAGTGGGGATTTCCCAGCTGGAGTCTCTGGTTCTGGGGGTTGGGGTGGCCCAAAGCATGCCCAGACAGAACTGCCAGTGGCATGATCCGGCCTTGTTCTGGCTGGCTTCTGCCAAACGGGCTGTATTGGCCAGCGACCTTGCCCGGTACCTGTGCCCAGCCAAGGAGTCTGAATGTTTTACTGCAGCCTTTCTCCAGGACCTTGCTCTGCCTTTTTTGGCCTGTCATCGCAGTAAAGACTATGATGCCATTTTTGAAAAGTGGCATCTTGAGGGCGGCGATCTGGCAGAACTTGAGCTGGAAAAATTGTCCTGGGATCACACCGAGGTGGCGTCCTGGATCTGCGCGGAGTGGGGACTGCCCGAAAACATTGCTGCAGCCATCCGGGGCCATCATGGCGCTGTAGTTCAGGATCACCAGGCCCTGGGACCGGTTCGTCTGGCGGCCATCCTCAGGGAGGATGATGCCAATTCGGGCATTGACGAACTCATTGAAACGGCCGCCACCCTCTACAGTCTAGAAGTTGAGAAGGTGGAGGCCATGGTTGCACCGGCCTTTGAAAAGGCCAAGGATCTGGCGAGAATGATTGTTTAA
- a CDS encoding DUF554 domain-containing protein: MIGPFVNGAAVIVGGLSGAVLGERVSKDLRHRMPMIFGCASMGLGIAMVVKVKFLPVAILALLLGYILGELLHLETGIEKVAGVVRQMIDKMVAPPQNGLSQEEYMEKFIAILVLFCASGTGVFGSMQEGMTGDPSLLIVKAFLDLFTAGIFAIALGFPVATLAIPQFIIQTGLFLGAATIFPLTTPAMIADFSAVGGLIMFATGFQICGIVSFPIANMLPSLLIAMPISALWVQYFVH; this comes from the coding sequence ATGATTGGTCCTTTTGTTAATGGTGCGGCGGTGATTGTCGGGGGTCTCAGCGGAGCGGTATTGGGTGAACGGGTATCCAAGGATCTGCGCCACAGGATGCCCATGATTTTTGGGTGTGCATCCATGGGGCTTGGTATTGCCATGGTGGTCAAGGTAAAATTTTTGCCGGTTGCCATACTTGCCCTGCTGCTGGGGTATATTTTAGGAGAACTGCTTCATCTGGAGACAGGCATTGAGAAAGTGGCCGGTGTTGTCCGCCAAATGATCGACAAAATGGTGGCACCACCCCAAAATGGTTTGAGCCAGGAAGAGTACATGGAGAAATTCATCGCCATCCTGGTACTGTTCTGCGCCAGCGGCACCGGTGTTTTCGGGTCCATGCAGGAGGGCATGACAGGAGATCCGTCCCTGCTTATTGTCAAAGCGTTTCTTGATCTGTTCACCGCCGGCATTTTTGCCATCGCTTTGGGGTTCCCGGTGGCCACCCTTGCGATCCCGCAATTTATCATTCAGACGGGGTTATTCCTAGGCGCCGCAACGATTTTTCCATTGACCACGCCGGCCATGATCGCTGATTTTTCGGCTGTCGGGGGTCTGATCATGTTTGCCACCGGATTTCAAATCTGCGGGATTGTCTCGTTCCCAATTGCCAACATGCTGCCGTCCCTTTTGATTGCCATGCCGATTTCGGCCCTGTGGGTGCAATATTTTGTCCATTAG
- a CDS encoding EcsC family protein, with amino-acid sequence MTRQPTEYETEQLSAIQAWRTEEPSVISKSLGTVFTPVSWLTQKLIPEKAIRSTVYAAIKAADKLTADGDIKKSANVSEIKELSQKELAFLDKLAANVHHWAIGLATTGGIATGFGGAVTLAADIPATVTLALRTIYKIGLCYGYEPKTDEDILFILAVLAIPSANSIGDKMIALNTLHAVRAGAETSSALAPDDMPKSTPDKPITKKDTDIAIDHLAKAIGLNLTKRKILQLIPAVGAIVGGSVNGWYLKDVGWSARRAYQERWLGDKYAGNNLL; translated from the coding sequence ATGACGCGCCAACCGACTGAATATGAAACCGAACAGCTTTCCGCCATCCAGGCATGGAGAACCGAAGAGCCCAGTGTCATAAGCAAATCCCTGGGCACAGTTTTCACGCCGGTATCCTGGCTGACCCAGAAACTCATTCCGGAAAAAGCCATCCGCAGCACCGTTTATGCAGCCATTAAGGCAGCAGACAAACTGACCGCCGACGGTGATATTAAAAAATCGGCAAATGTGTCCGAAATCAAAGAACTTTCGCAAAAAGAGCTGGCATTTCTGGACAAACTTGCCGCCAATGTACATCACTGGGCCATCGGCCTTGCAACAACCGGCGGCATTGCCACAGGCTTTGGCGGCGCGGTCACCCTGGCGGCGGATATCCCGGCAACTGTCACCCTGGCGTTGCGAACCATTTATAAAATCGGTCTGTGTTATGGATACGAGCCAAAGACCGATGAGGACATACTCTTTATTCTCGCGGTTCTGGCCATTCCCAGTGCCAATTCCATAGGCGACAAAATGATTGCCCTCAACACCCTCCATGCCGTCAGGGCCGGCGCCGAAACGTCATCGGCATTGGCACCGGATGATATGCCCAAATCAACACCAGACAAACCGATCACCAAAAAAGATACCGACATTGCCATTGACCATCTCGCAAAGGCAATCGGGCTGAATCTGACAAAAAGAAAAATTCTCCAGCTCATCCCAGCCGTTGGTGCCATCGTGGGCGGTTCGGTGAACGGATGGTATTTAAAGGATGTTGGATGGTCTGCCCGCAGGGCGTATCAGGAAAGATGGCTTGGGGACAAGTATGCCGGTAACAACTTGCTTTAG
- a CDS encoding molybdopterin-binding protein — MTKQPLTQRPPFKTVPVQESCGMTIAHDMTEIVPDKSKGVAFKRGHRVSAGDICRLQRMGKNNLYVLDLDETQVHEDEAVFELASALAGPGVGFSGTPREGKLELYASYPGLFRVNVPALTEFNMFNDVMCASIHTNTAVDKGHSLAATRAIPLVIDRETLDRATAFAKSNYPIFSVSMFNPLKIRLAIIGNEVYDGLVQDRFQAIVEEKTARLGARVLEVNILPDDRERITAQIRDYMDKETDLIITTGGMSVDPDDVTKESIEAVGFDEVHYSAAVLPGAMFLLGYTPNTTIMGLPACGLYHRTTIFDLILPRVMAGERPGKWELASLCHGGLCRNCPTCRFPDCSFGKSS, encoded by the coding sequence ATGACAAAACAGCCACTGACACAACGCCCGCCCTTTAAAACCGTACCTGTCCAGGAATCCTGCGGTATGACCATTGCCCATGACATGACCGAGATCGTTCCCGATAAATCCAAAGGCGTGGCCTTCAAGCGCGGCCACCGGGTCAGTGCCGGTGACATCTGCCGACTCCAGCGTATGGGCAAAAACAATCTCTATGTGCTGGATCTTGATGAGACCCAGGTACATGAGGATGAGGCGGTGTTTGAGCTGGCATCGGCCCTGGCCGGACCGGGCGTTGGGTTTTCCGGCACCCCCAGGGAAGGCAAGCTTGAGCTGTATGCGTCATATCCCGGTCTGTTCCGGGTGAATGTGCCGGCCTTGACGGAATTCAACATGTTCAACGATGTCATGTGTGCCAGCATCCATACCAATACGGCCGTGGACAAAGGCCACAGCCTGGCGGCCACCCGGGCCATCCCCCTGGTCATTGACCGGGAGACCCTTGACCGGGCCACAGCCTTTGCCAAATCCAATTACCCCATTTTCAGCGTGTCAATGTTCAACCCGCTCAAAATCCGATTGGCCATCATCGGCAATGAAGTGTATGACGGTCTGGTCCAGGACAGATTCCAGGCCATTGTCGAAGAAAAAACCGCCCGGCTTGGGGCCCGGGTGCTTGAGGTCAATATCCTGCCCGATGACCGGGAGCGCATCACCGCCCAGATCCGGGATTACATGGATAAGGAAACCGATCTGATCATCACCACCGGCGGTATGTCCGTGGACCCCGATGATGTGACCAAAGAGTCCATTGAAGCCGTGGGTTTTGATGAAGTCCACTACTCTGCCGCTGTGCTGCCGGGCGCCATGTTTCTTTTAGGCTACACCCCAAACACCACGATCATGGGGCTGCCGGCCTGCGGGTTATATCACCGGACCACCATATTTGACCTGATTCTTCCCCGGGTCATGGCAGGCGAACGCCCCGGAAAATGGGAACTTGCTAGCCTTTGCCACGGCGGACTGTGCCGCAACTGCCCCACCTGCCGGTTCCCGGACTGCTCTTTTGGGAAAAGCAGCTGA
- a CDS encoding sigma-54 dependent transcriptional regulator, whose translation MTSNILVVDDEKDMTRLLQRTLEPELNCRVAMAFSGEMALNILELADTPFDLVLSDIRMPGMDGFDLLEQLKQKYPDLTVVMLTAYGNIDSAVAAIKKGAYDFIAKPFEQDEIIFKIRKALERSQLISENRRLQKAFKTESLPLIGQSPAMRKVFEKIALVAESDVTVLITGESGTGKDLTARSIHALSPRKDKPYIPINCPTIPEHILESELFGYKKGAFTNAYRDKTGLFQEADHGTIFLDEIGDVGPSIQTKLLRAIQEKEVKPLGDTRVDHVDVRIITSTNQDLQQKIKDKEFREDFFYRLSVITIELPPLRDRVTDIPLLCDHLLAKNCESLNKPPKHLSENVIDLFMKHPWQGNVRELENVLVQGILYSTSDTIRRADIPIDNTSADECLCMDVGTDIRQLSYKEAKETTLTRFNHNYIGAMLSMTQGNITQAAKRCAMDRQALQQIMKRYAIDPEKFRNKPS comes from the coding sequence ATGACCTCCAATATCCTGGTGGTGGATGACGAAAAAGACATGACCCGGCTGCTCCAGCGCACCCTTGAACCGGAACTGAACTGCCGGGTGGCCATGGCCTTTTCCGGCGAAATGGCCCTGAATATACTTGAACTGGCCGACACACCCTTTGATCTTGTGCTCAGTGACATCCGCATGCCGGGCATGGATGGATTTGACCTGCTTGAACAATTGAAGCAAAAGTATCCGGATCTTACGGTGGTCATGCTCACGGCCTACGGCAATATCGACTCCGCCGTTGCGGCCATTAAAAAAGGGGCGTACGATTTCATTGCCAAACCATTTGAGCAGGATGAAATCATCTTTAAAATCAGAAAAGCCCTGGAACGCAGCCAATTGATCTCCGAAAACCGGCGGCTCCAGAAGGCCTTTAAGACCGAATCTCTACCCTTGATCGGGCAAAGCCCTGCCATGCGAAAGGTGTTTGAAAAAATAGCATTGGTGGCAGAGTCCGATGTCACGGTCCTGATCACCGGGGAATCGGGAACGGGAAAGGATCTGACCGCAAGATCCATCCATGCCCTGAGCCCCAGAAAAGACAAACCCTATATTCCCATCAACTGCCCCACCATCCCCGAGCACATCCTTGAGAGTGAATTGTTCGGATATAAAAAAGGGGCCTTCACCAATGCCTACCGGGACAAAACCGGGCTCTTCCAGGAAGCCGACCACGGTACCATTTTCCTGGACGAAATCGGAGATGTGGGCCCCAGCATCCAGACCAAGCTGTTACGGGCGATCCAGGAAAAAGAGGTCAAACCCCTGGGCGACACCCGGGTGGACCATGTGGATGTCAGGATCATCACCTCCACCAACCAGGATCTGCAGCAGAAAATCAAAGACAAAGAGTTCAGGGAAGATTTTTTCTACCGGCTTTCTGTGATCACCATTGAATTACCCCCCTTGCGGGATCGGGTGACGGATATCCCGCTTTTGTGTGATCATCTGCTGGCCAAAAACTGTGAAAGTTTAAATAAACCGCCCAAGCATCTGTCCGAAAACGTGATTGATCTTTTCATGAAGCACCCCTGGCAGGGCAATGTCCGGGAGCTTGAAAACGTGCTGGTCCAGGGAATTTTATATTCGACCTCGGACACCATCCGCCGGGCCGATATTCCCATCGACAACACCAGCGCCGATGAATGCCTCTGCATGGACGTCGGCACGGATATACGTCAACTGAGCTATAAGGAGGCCAAGGAAACCACCCTGACCCGGTTCAACCATAACTACATCGGGGCCATGCTCTCCATGACCCAAGGCAACATCACCCAGGCAGCCAAACGCTGCGCCATGGATCGCCAGGCCCTTCAGCAGATCATGAAACGGTATGCCATTGACCCTGAAAAATTTAGAAACAAGCCGTCCTGA
- a CDS encoding ATP-binding protein — protein sequence MIAPYLPMVLIDITGSFAMVVLSLLCCYKARILRETDRDNALFLYLVWISTGFMIFGVSRSVGHILRQFLILISHTDTWHTIAAFSGSVNTVSFMLVSLITLFFNQSWKINEKILTSRKKLEATHGQLLSLNQNLEQKVMERTEMLTSSEHKARRIFEYSLDTILVTDANFKIQEINNAGITLTGYKKEQMLEQHMGLMDFIAQAPDWNHILTQLSTNEYVLNEECDILNADNMEIRVMITGGVDYGAFGCAKTFHFIIKDINEKKQMEQQIAQADKLAALGELSAGVAHEINNPLGIILGYTQLMLKEESGFEEDLKTIEKHVKNCKEVVSNLLSFSRKGSREMEYVDVHNMLDEVVNFLSSHSDFRKVKIQLNLWKNGPLWVRGNAQELSQVVLNLMINACHAIKDNPDGFIELVTQKEDDQTLIHVKDNGTGIAKQHKSRIFDPFFTTKPVGQGTGLGLSVGYGIIRHHQGTIMAANRKSQGAQFTIRLPLAKINSNEE from the coding sequence ATGATTGCACCCTATCTGCCCATGGTGCTCATTGATATCACAGGCTCCTTTGCCATGGTGGTGCTCTCTCTTTTGTGCTGCTACAAAGCCAGAATTTTAAGGGAAACCGACCGGGACAACGCCCTGTTTCTTTATCTGGTCTGGATTTCCACGGGCTTCATGATCTTTGGCGTATCACGGTCGGTTGGCCACATCCTGCGGCAGTTTCTGATTTTAATTTCCCATACCGACACCTGGCACACCATTGCCGCATTTTCCGGCAGTGTCAACACGGTCTCGTTCATGCTGGTGAGCCTGATTACCCTGTTTTTCAACCAGAGCTGGAAGATCAACGAAAAGATACTGACATCCCGGAAAAAACTGGAAGCCACCCATGGCCAGCTTTTAAGCTTAAACCAGAACCTGGAACAAAAGGTGATGGAACGCACCGAAATGCTCACGAGTTCCGAACACAAAGCCCGGCGTATCTTTGAATACTCTCTGGATACCATTCTGGTCACCGACGCCAATTTTAAAATCCAGGAGATCAACAACGCCGGCATCACCCTGACCGGATATAAAAAGGAACAGATGCTCGAACAGCACATGGGATTGATGGATTTTATCGCCCAGGCCCCGGATTGGAATCATATCTTAACCCAGTTGAGCACCAACGAATACGTGCTCAACGAAGAGTGCGATATTTTAAACGCCGATAACATGGAGATCCGGGTGATGATTACCGGCGGTGTTGATTACGGAGCGTTCGGATGCGCCAAGACCTTTCACTTCATCATCAAGGATATCAACGAAAAAAAACAGATGGAGCAGCAGATCGCCCAGGCTGACAAATTGGCGGCGTTAGGGGAACTGTCCGCCGGTGTCGCCCATGAAATCAATAATCCCCTGGGCATTATTCTCGGCTATACCCAGCTGATGCTCAAAGAAGAATCCGGTTTTGAAGAAGATCTAAAGACCATTGAAAAACATGTAAAAAACTGCAAGGAGGTTGTCAGCAACCTGCTCTCCTTTTCCAGAAAAGGCTCCAGGGAGATGGAATATGTGGACGTCCACAACATGCTGGACGAGGTGGTCAACTTTTTGAGCAGCCATTCTGATTTTAGAAAAGTTAAGATTCAACTCAACCTGTGGAAAAATGGACCTCTTTGGGTGAGGGGAAATGCCCAGGAACTGTCCCAGGTGGTTTTAAATCTGATGATCAATGCCTGTCACGCCATTAAGGATAACCCCGATGGCTTCATAGAGCTTGTCACCCAGAAGGAGGATGACCAGACACTCATCCATGTAAAGGATAACGGCACCGGCATTGCCAAACAGCATAAATCCCGAATTTTCGATCCCTTTTTCACCACAAAACCCGTGGGCCAGGGCACAGGGCTGGGTCTGTCGGTGGGATACGGCATTATACGCCACCACCAGGGAACCATCATGGCCGCAAACCGGAAAAGCCAGGGGGCGCAGTTCACCATCCGCCTGCCCCTTGCAAAGATCAACAGCAATGAGGAATAA
- a CDS encoding 2Fe-2S iron-sulfur cluster-binding protein, which produces MIEIIINGRTVAAKDGDTVLNTARRHSIPIPHLCFHPALKPSGACRLCGVEVGRDSGKKMVMLSCILKVKSGLEIRTESDLVTAHRQKAFEKLLSMAPDSEQIRTLAEQFNVTLPPKPDGCIRCRLCVRVCSDVIGARAIAMVKTQTGTRVGPGDGDCIGCGTCANLCPTQFITVEDQDNIRTVFTGDRILSRLPLERCDACGIRYATAPFLGHVADSTTDLVHVGQGHKFCPECTRVMSSRTHTHAHVNK; this is translated from the coding sequence ATGATTGAAATTATTATTAATGGCCGGACCGTGGCGGCAAAGGACGGCGACACCGTTTTGAATACCGCCCGGAGGCACAGCATTCCCATTCCCCACCTCTGCTTTCATCCGGCCCTCAAACCGTCCGGGGCATGCCGCCTCTGCGGCGTGGAAGTCGGTCGGGATTCAGGAAAAAAAATGGTCATGCTCTCCTGTATTCTCAAGGTAAAATCGGGACTTGAGATCAGGACGGAATCAGATCTGGTGACGGCTCACAGACAAAAAGCCTTTGAAAAACTTCTGTCCATGGCACCGGACTCGGAACAGATCAGGACATTGGCGGAACAATTCAACGTGACCTTACCGCCCAAGCCGGACGGCTGCATCCGCTGCAGGCTGTGCGTGCGGGTCTGCAGTGATGTAATAGGCGCAAGGGCCATTGCCATGGTGAAAACCCAAACCGGAACCCGGGTGGGTCCGGGGGACGGGGACTGTATCGGCTGCGGCACCTGTGCCAATCTCTGCCCGACCCAGTTTATCACGGTAGAGGACCAGGACAACATCAGAACCGTTTTCACAGGAGACCGGATTTTAAGCCGCCTGCCCCTTGAGCGCTGTGATGCCTGCGGTATCCGGTATGCAACGGCGCCGTTTCTGGGCCATGTAGCGGACAGCACAACAGACCTCGTTCATGTCGGACAAGGGCATAAATTCTGCCCGGAGTGCACCCGGGTCATGTCCAGTCGGACGCATACACATGCCCACGTTAACAAATAA